In the genome of Mucisphaera calidilacus, one region contains:
- a CDS encoding DUF3467 domain-containing protein, whose product MAETPEQNETVAAPEQGQQQMQLRIDESDTPFYYASTARVSGTAEEIVVDISRGIQPSGQGQATMKIDARVIMSPWSAKRLAMALGQAVTRYEQAYGTIEIDPRKRQQGGGNNG is encoded by the coding sequence GTGGCTGAGACCCCCGAACAGAACGAGACCGTCGCAGCGCCCGAGCAGGGCCAGCAGCAGATGCAACTCCGCATCGACGAGAGTGACACGCCGTTCTACTACGCCTCGACCGCCCGCGTCTCGGGCACGGCCGAAGAGATCGTCGTCGACATCTCCCGTGGCATCCAGCCCTCCGGGCAGGGACAGGCCACCATGAAGATCGACGCCCGCGTCATCATGAGCCCCTGGTCCGCCAAGCGACTCGCCATGGCCCTCGGCCAGGCCGTGACACGCTACGAGCAGGCCTACGGCACCATCGAGATCGACCCGCGTAAACGCCAGCAGGGTGGCGGAAACAACGGCTGA
- a CDS encoding efflux RND transporter periplasmic adaptor subunit, with protein MVNPYKPRARAAGGGGGGQRENPLPPARADLLISPQLYHGQSVYVVKDPVGLTYFRLRPAEYYVYRQLDGHKTASEIERLAAERFPETELSAEEIQAFAMQLLGAGLLLPTDKDSAKRIRGIRDTRRKKMRAAKLRSFLFIKIPLFDPEAFLVWLYRYVGLFMTRPMMIFAVLWMTLSAAVALANLQGVSQLAFPVLSWTNALLFTAVFLTIKVIHEIGHGIAAHHHGLEVHETGVMLMVFLPLFYVDTSDAWTLPDKRDRLWITAGGVFIEMLFASVAVWVWIATEPGWVNQLAFNTMLSASVTSILFNANPLLRYDGYYFLMDWVEVPNLQTKAIKYLGQRFDLWALRVEPTEPEPDEAERMPRFFMGYALAAGAYRTMVLISITLIAWHLLDGVGLQAVGALLGMFALTTMILMPLYKGLKHVWSIQTQSGVRLAWSAVVAGLALLIAGTVWFFPVTETVLHPGVVLAERHQPIYARVDGELAEVYVETGSFAEAGEPIVRLSNRRLEDRVAELRVELSILEVEAALFRQRGELTDATAAEIKKDQIREQIALGESQIEKLIIRATMAGRVMAGTRLQGMLGVRVSRGQALGMLVSSEAPRVALVVPQDDAALVQPGHTARMRLWSMPWEEITGRVAAVERGVMATVPHRALNTAHGGEVDTNPSDPYKGEPSRPSVLAWIELDAADETSRWWVDGMTGRARVEVGRTRFGPQQWRRVRQALTLDWWI; from the coding sequence ATGGTGAATCCCTACAAGCCACGGGCACGAGCAGCGGGCGGGGGCGGCGGCGGCCAGCGCGAGAACCCCCTGCCGCCGGCACGGGCCGACCTGCTGATCTCGCCACAGCTTTATCACGGCCAGAGCGTCTACGTCGTGAAGGACCCCGTGGGCCTCACCTACTTCCGGCTCAGGCCCGCCGAGTACTACGTCTACCGACAACTCGACGGCCACAAGACCGCCTCGGAGATCGAGCGGCTCGCGGCAGAGCGGTTCCCCGAGACCGAGCTGTCCGCCGAAGAGATCCAGGCCTTCGCGATGCAGCTGCTCGGCGCGGGCCTGCTGCTCCCGACCGACAAGGACTCGGCCAAACGCATCCGCGGCATCCGTGACACCCGCCGCAAGAAGATGCGCGCCGCCAAGCTACGCAGCTTCCTGTTCATCAAGATCCCGCTGTTCGACCCCGAGGCGTTCCTCGTCTGGCTCTACCGTTACGTCGGCTTGTTCATGACCCGGCCGATGATGATTTTCGCCGTACTGTGGATGACGCTCTCGGCCGCCGTGGCGCTGGCGAACCTCCAGGGCGTCAGCCAGCTCGCCTTCCCCGTGCTCAGCTGGACCAACGCCCTGCTCTTCACCGCCGTCTTCCTGACGATCAAGGTGATCCACGAGATCGGCCACGGCATCGCGGCGCACCATCACGGCCTCGAGGTGCACGAGACCGGCGTCATGCTCATGGTCTTCCTCCCGCTGTTCTACGTCGACACCTCCGACGCCTGGACGCTCCCCGACAAACGCGATCGCCTGTGGATCACCGCGGGCGGCGTCTTCATCGAGATGCTCTTCGCCTCGGTTGCCGTCTGGGTCTGGATCGCCACCGAGCCGGGCTGGGTCAACCAGCTCGCCTTCAACACCATGCTCTCGGCCAGCGTGACCTCGATTCTCTTTAACGCCAACCCGCTGCTCCGCTACGACGGTTACTACTTCCTCATGGACTGGGTCGAGGTGCCCAACCTCCAGACCAAGGCGATCAAGTACCTCGGGCAGCGCTTCGACCTCTGGGCACTCCGCGTCGAGCCGACCGAGCCGGAGCCGGACGAGGCCGAGCGCATGCCACGGTTCTTCATGGGCTACGCGCTCGCCGCCGGTGCGTACCGCACCATGGTCCTCATCAGCATCACGCTGATCGCCTGGCACCTGCTCGACGGCGTCGGGCTGCAGGCCGTGGGCGCCCTGCTGGGCATGTTCGCGCTCACGACCATGATCCTCATGCCCCTCTACAAGGGCCTGAAACACGTCTGGTCGATCCAGACGCAGTCCGGCGTGCGTCTCGCCTGGTCCGCCGTCGTCGCCGGCCTGGCGCTGCTGATCGCCGGCACGGTCTGGTTCTTCCCCGTCACCGAGACCGTCCTTCACCCCGGCGTGGTGCTCGCCGAGCGCCACCAGCCGATCTACGCGCGCGTCGATGGCGAACTCGCCGAGGTCTACGTCGAGACCGGCTCCTTCGCCGAGGCCGGCGAACCGATCGTCCGCCTCTCCAACCGACGGCTGGAAGACCGCGTCGCGGAACTCCGCGTGGAACTCTCCATCCTCGAGGTCGAGGCTGCCCTCTTCCGACAACGCGGCGAGCTGACCGACGCCACCGCAGCCGAGATCAAGAAAGACCAGATCCGCGAGCAGATCGCGCTGGGCGAGTCCCAGATCGAGAAGCTCATCATCCGGGCGACCATGGCCGGCCGGGTCATGGCCGGGACACGCCTGCAGGGCATGCTCGGCGTGCGCGTGTCACGCGGCCAGGCGCTGGGCATGCTCGTCAGCTCCGAGGCGCCCCGCGTCGCGCTCGTCGTGCCCCAGGACGACGCAGCCCTCGTCCAGCCCGGGCACACGGCCCGCATGCGCCTCTGGTCCATGCCCTGGGAAGAGATCACCGGTCGCGTGGCCGCCGTCGAACGCGGCGTGATGGCCACCGTGCCGCACCGCGCGCTCAACACGGCCCACGGCGGAGAGGTAGACACCAATCCGAGTGACCCGTATAAAGGCGAACCCAGTCGGCCGTCGGTGCTGGCCTGGATCGAGCTGGACGCCGCTGACGAAACATCGCGTTGGTGGGTCGATGGCATGACCGGGCGGGCGCGGGTCGAAGTCGGCCGGACGCGCTTCGGGCCTCAGCAGTGGCGACGCGTCCGCCAGGCCCTGACGCTCGATTGGTGGATCTGA
- a CDS encoding efflux RND transporter periplasmic adaptor subunit, which yields MQDLTAQARQAVQQALEQFERLSRATDRAPTEVAREVLHVVVETMRAESGLVWLAADTLGRAYRGIAMEGDLARGVLDEQHAPIGVVANALRKTWNDPAQAVVVPPGEMQDGPDGLTRGVQFYLAISSGRKRLGILQVICSGELDPKLYREYVAFCQQAAEAMGRHMGHRQSELVERSASHYRALLTLLQNLGRIEKPSDLAHELAQGARQLFHAQRAAVVGFWGSKPEAWFSDTLDPNPKANLAQAVRTLADATRASGQPMAFQKGQVLEGDAVELQPFVDQLFELGGAQAVCVTPITEDERTPAVLIVEHAEAVEASKLAPGEVELAESVGPFLARAIELEARPLRRLGQTLAQARTNPRRAAWRSGALMMALLALLLAMILPFPMAVRVDARLEPRVLHTLTTPYPGTVERVLVQAGQAVEQGEVILELDTTDVRAERALTRSAIREQELARRDARTQQRPGEMMLADLRIEQLRIQEASLSRRIERSAIRSPISGVVLSTRPEELEGTTVDQAKELLSIGDLSGFELVVEVPEQDVGLVQTRLTAGQPVRATFLSRPWPDLEQRVTYESLLTLSPSSVPDPATGQMRYELRTGISLDGLEPHLALSEPTGRARLDLGYAPLGWRLFRHAWHYVRMTLF from the coding sequence ATGCAGGATCTCACCGCACAAGCCCGGCAGGCCGTCCAGCAGGCGCTCGAACAGTTCGAGCGACTGTCGCGTGCCACCGATCGCGCTCCCACCGAGGTGGCCCGGGAGGTGCTCCACGTCGTCGTCGAGACCATGCGTGCCGAGTCGGGACTCGTCTGGCTGGCCGCCGACACGCTCGGCAGGGCCTACCGCGGCATCGCCATGGAGGGGGATCTGGCCCGAGGCGTCCTCGACGAGCAGCACGCGCCGATCGGCGTCGTGGCCAACGCCCTGCGCAAGACCTGGAACGATCCGGCTCAGGCGGTCGTCGTCCCGCCCGGCGAGATGCAGGACGGTCCCGACGGCCTGACCCGAGGCGTGCAGTTCTACCTCGCGATCAGCAGCGGGCGCAAGCGGCTTGGCATCCTGCAGGTGATCTGCAGCGGCGAGCTCGACCCCAAGCTCTACCGCGAGTACGTCGCCTTCTGCCAGCAGGCCGCCGAGGCCATGGGGCGGCATATGGGCCACCGCCAGTCGGAACTGGTGGAACGCTCCGCGTCGCACTACCGCGCCCTGCTCACGCTCCTGCAGAACCTCGGCCGGATCGAGAAGCCGAGCGACCTGGCCCACGAACTCGCTCAGGGTGCGCGGCAGCTCTTCCACGCCCAGCGGGCCGCCGTCGTCGGTTTCTGGGGCTCGAAGCCCGAGGCGTGGTTCTCCGACACCCTTGATCCCAACCCCAAGGCCAACCTCGCCCAAGCCGTCCGCACCCTCGCCGATGCCACGCGTGCCTCCGGCCAGCCGATGGCCTTCCAGAAGGGGCAGGTGCTCGAGGGCGACGCCGTCGAGCTCCAACCCTTTGTCGATCAGCTCTTCGAGCTGGGCGGGGCTCAGGCGGTCTGCGTCACGCCAATCACCGAAGACGAACGCACGCCGGCGGTCCTGATCGTCGAGCACGCCGAGGCCGTCGAAGCCAGTAAACTCGCGCCCGGCGAGGTCGAGCTGGCCGAGAGCGTCGGCCCCTTCCTGGCGCGTGCCATCGAGCTCGAAGCCCGGCCGCTGCGACGCCTGGGCCAGACCCTCGCGCAGGCCAGGACCAACCCGAGGCGGGCGGCCTGGCGGTCCGGCGCGCTGATGATGGCGCTGCTCGCTCTGCTCCTGGCGATGATCCTGCCCTTCCCGATGGCGGTGCGCGTCGACGCTCGGCTCGAGCCCCGCGTGCTGCACACCCTCACCACGCCCTACCCGGGCACCGTCGAACGCGTGCTCGTTCAGGCCGGGCAGGCCGTCGAGCAGGGCGAGGTCATCCTCGAACTCGACACCACCGATGTCCGCGCCGAACGCGCGCTGACGCGCTCCGCGATCCGCGAGCAGGAGCTGGCCCGCCGCGACGCACGCACCCAGCAACGCCCCGGCGAGATGATGCTCGCCGACCTCCGCATCGAGCAGCTCCGCATCCAGGAGGCCTCGCTCTCGCGACGCATCGAGCGCTCCGCGATCCGCAGCCCGATCTCAGGCGTCGTGCTCAGCACGCGGCCCGAAGAACTAGAGGGCACCACCGTCGATCAGGCCAAGGAACTGCTGAGCATCGGCGACCTCTCCGGCTTCGAGCTGGTGGTCGAGGTGCCCGAGCAGGACGTCGGCCTCGTGCAGACACGGCTCACGGCCGGACAGCCCGTCCGGGCGACGTTCCTGAGCCGGCCTTGGCCCGATCTCGAGCAGCGGGTGACCTACGAGAGCCTGCTGACCCTCTCGCCCTCCAGCGTGCCCGACCCCGCGACCGGCCAGATGCGTTACGAGCTCCGCACCGGCATCAGTCTCGACGGCCTCGAGCCGCACCTGGCGCTCTCGGAACCGACCGGCCGGGCACGACTCGACCTTGGCTACGCCCCGCTTGGCTGGCGTCTGTTCCGCCACGCCTGGCACTACGTCCGGATGACGCTCTTCTAG